The Clostridium beijerinckii genomic sequence GTACGCTATAATCGCTCCAACACTGCAACTTGATATAAACGGAACAACATATACAAAAACCGCAACTTGTTTTCCTAACACCATTGTAGCTATAGGATAAGCTAATAATGCTCCTAATATTCCAGTTCCAATTATTTCTCCAATTACTGCAATACCTGGCTTTCTAAATTTTTTATAAAGAATTCCTGCAAGTAATGCTCCTACCATGCTTCCTGGAAAGGCCAATAAACTTCCTGTTCCCATAAAATTTCTTATTAGAGATGTCACAAATGCATTCATAAGAGCATATACTGGCCCAAGTGTTATTGCTCCAACTACATTTACGAAATGTTGTATTGGAGATATTTTAGCAGCTCCAATCGGTATTGAAAATGTTCCAAAAATAACAGAAATACCGATTAACACGCCACTTAACGCCATCTTCTGTGCTTTACTCTTTTCTTTCATTAAAATTCACTCCTTTAATAATAAAATCAATAAA encodes the following:
- the thiW gene encoding energy coupling factor transporter S component ThiW, whose product is MKEKSKAQKMALSGVLIGISVIFGTFSIPIGAAKISPIQHFVNVVGAITLGPVYALMNAFVTSLIRNFMGTGSLLAFPGSMVGALLAGILYKKFRKPGIAVIGEIIGTGILGALLAYPIATMVLGKQVAVFVYVVPFISSCSVGAIIAYFFIKVPVIKKILVDNEFQVKGEATNNIDKI